The genomic window GGGCATCCGTGAACACGGCATGGCCTCGGCCATGAACGGTATCGCGCTGCACGGCGGCCTCATTCCTTACGGCGGTGGCTTCCTGATCTTCTCCGATTATTGCCGCCCGCCGATCCGCCTCGCCGCACTGATGGGCATCCGTGTCATCCACGTGCTGACCCACGACTCGATCGGCGTCGGCGAGGACGGCCCGACCCACCAGCCGGTCGAACAGATCGCCGGCCTGCGTGCGGTGCCGAACCTGCGCGTCTTCCGCCCGGCCGACGCGGTTGAAACCGCGGAATGCTGGCAGATCGCCATGAAGAGCAAGGACCATCCGTCCGCTCTGGCTCTCACCCGTCAGAACCTGACGACCGTCCGCACCGAGTACAATGAGAAGAACCTCTGCGAACTCGGCGCCTATACGCTCGCAGGCAGCGCCGACGCCAAGGTCACGATCTTCGCTTCGGGCTCGGAAGTGGAACTCGCCGTCGCCGCCCGCGCAACGCTTGAGGGCAAGGGTGTCAGCACCCGTGTCGTATCCGTTCCCTGCACGGAGCTCTTCTTCGATCAGCCGGAAGCCTATCGCCAGGAAGTCCTCGGCAACTCGCCGGTGAAAATCGCCGTCGAAGCCGCCGTCCGCGAAGGCTGGGATGCCTTCGTCGGTCCGGAAGGAAGCTTTGTAGGCATGAAGGGTTTCGGCGCTTCCGGCCCTGCGAAGGACGTCTTCAAGCATTTCGGCATCACCGCTGACGCCATCATTGCGGCCGCGGAAGCAAAGCTTTAATGAGAGCGCCTTGAGGCGCTCTCCATCTCCTCAATTCCAGGCCCTGCTTTATCGGGCCCTATTCTATCGGGAGTGAATGAACATGACAGTCAAGGTTGCCATTAATGGTTTCGGCCGCATCGGTCGTAACGTTCTGCGCGCTATCGTCGAATCCGGCCGGACCGACATCGAAGTCGTCGCCATCAACGACCTCGGCCCGGTCGAGACCAACGCCCACCTGCTGCGTTACGACTCGATCCACGGCAAGTTCCCGGCCGACGTGAAGGTCGAAGGCGATACGATCGTGGTCGGCGGCGGCAAGCCGATCAAGGTCACGGCAATCAAGGATCCGGCAACGCTTCCGCACCGCGAGCTTGGCGTCGACATTGCCATGGAATGCACGGGCATCTTCACCGCCCGCGACAAGGCCGCCGCCCATCTGACGGCCGGCGCCAAGCGCGTCATCGTCTCGGCACCTGCCGACGGCGCTGACCTGACGGTCGTCTTCGGCGTCAACCATGACCAGCTCACCAAGGAGCACCTGGTCATTTCCAACGCATCCTGCACCACCAACTGCCTGGTGCCTGTTGTCAAGGTTCTCGACGACGCCGTCGGCATCGACCACGGCTTCATGACGACGATCCACTCCTACACCGGCGACCAGCCGACGCTCGACACGATGCACAAGGATCTGTATCGCGCCCGCGCCGCTGCTCTTTCGATGATCCCGACCTCGACGGGCGCCGCAAAGGCCGTCGGCCTGGTGCTGCCGCATCTGAAGGGCAAGCTCGACGGCACCTCGATCCGCGTTCCGACCCCGAACGTTTCCGTCGTCGACTTCAAGTTCGTGTCCAAGAAGGCCACCACGGTCGGCGAAATCAACGAAGCCATCAAGGCCGCCTCCAACGGCAAGCTCAAGGGCATCCTCGGCTACACCGACGAGCCGCTCGTTTCCCGCGACTTCAACCACGACAGCCACTCCTCGATCTTCGCGACCGATCAGACCAAGGTCATGGAAGGCAACTTCGTGCGCGTCCTGTCGTGGTACGACAACGAGTGGGGCTTCTCCAGCCGCATGTCTGACACGGCAGTCGCTTTCGCCAAGCTCATCTGAGAGCCTGACGACTGAATATCGCAAGCGGCCCGGGAAACCGGGCCGTTTTGTTATAGGCGATCGAAACTGGTCGTGGCATCGTTGATACCCCCGGAACCGCATCGACACCCGGGGAGATGAAGAGGGATAGATGGATTACTTTACCGTTGAAATCGCCGGCCGCGCCGTCGCCAGCTTTCGCTCGAAAAACGATGAGGAAGCGACGCATTTCTTCGAAGCGGAAGATTTTCGCGACGACCTGACCATACTCGAGTCCGAAGGCAAACCCTTGTGGGACCGCAAGGCGACGCTCAGCCTGCGCAAGGCGACCGCCGAGGAAGCAAGCGAAGTCGAGGATGCCTATGAATTCGACGACGATCCCGAGAGGACCATCGACGACGAGTTCGTCGTTTTCCTGGTCCCTGTCGAAGATCTGATCGACGAGGGCGAGGACACCGAAGACTGACAGTCGACCTGCGTCGGTCTTCCGGTTGCAAAAGCGATTTCGAAGCCATGGGTTCGACGTGGCCGCAAGGGTGGAATCACGGTTGGCAATTCGCCGGCTAAGCGTGATAAACTGAGGAAATGTACAGCGCGGCACAATGGCTGAAATGACCCAGGCGGAGGCGACAAATGGCAGAGGTGCAAAAACGCTTGTCCCAGACCACCCTCAAGCGGCGGCAGCGCTTTCACGCCAAGCGGGATGTCAGACCTGCAGTGTTGGCGAAGGCTAATCGTCTGGTCATTTCGGTTGCCGCGCTCATTGGTCTTGCGTTTCTCGCCGTCATCATACTTCAGGCAGTATTCTAATAGCGAGGTTTCGGATCGCGCCCAGCACAAAGCTGCGGCCTGCCTTTCCCGCCCGACATCGAAAAATCTCCGCGTTCACCCGCGAACGGGCCCGCGTGGAGAAATGTGTCTTATCCTGTCGCGGTTGGCGGATACGGCCAGGAAAAATTACGGGCAGGAAAAATCGATCTCCCTGTCTTTCGCCCTGCTCTTGCCTGATTTTCTTATACATTCTTTATAGAGAGTTTCTCCCGTAGCATTTCCGTGTCGGTGGCCGTCCGGCAGCCGTTCAGCAGCATGATGCAGCACGAGACGAGGTTAAGCCGCAAGGCCTACCCTTCTCTGCCGTTTTGCCGTTTACTGATGGATCGTCACGTGTGGCGGAGGCTTTGAGACAAGGCGAGGCGACCGGGGATGGCCGCATCGGCGAAGCGGTCGATGGAAAGGGGTGGGCATGGAAGCGTTCTACATCGTGGTGCTGGTCTCGACGGCGCTCGTGCTTCTTGCCGCTTTTTCGAGCCTGCTCGCTTTCCGCTTCGGCGCCCCCCTGCTGCTGCTCTTCCTGATGATCGGCCTTGCCGCAGGCGTCGATGGCCTCGGCATCGAGTTCAGCAACAATTACCTCGCCTATATTCTCGGCTCCATTGCGCTCGCCGTCATCCTGTTCGATTCCGGCTTCGGCACGCCGATGCAGGCCTTCCGGCTTGCGGCGGTGCCATCACTCGCGCTCGCCTCGGTCGGGGTCCTCATCACCGCCTCGCTCTTTGCCTTCGCCGCGATGTGGCTTTTGAATTTCACCTGGCTCGAAGGTCTGCTGCTCGGCTCGATCGTGGCGTCCACCGATGCCGCCGCCGTCTTCTTCCTGCTGCGCATCGGCGGCATTAACATCCGCGACAAGGTGCGTTCGACCTTGGAAGTCGAATCCGGCACCAACGACCCGATGGCGATCTTTCTTACCATCGCCCTCGTTGAGGTGCTGGCGAGCGGTGAGCGCTACTCCGGCATCAATATCGGCATGCTCGCCATGTTCATCCAGCAGATGGGCCTCGGCGTCATCCTCGGCCTGCTCGGCGGGATGATGATCGTGCTGATCGTCAGCAGGCTCGATACCGACCGCGGTCTGACGCCGATCTTCGTGCTGGCGCTCGCCCTTCTCGTCTTCTCCTTCACGGGTGCTGTCGGCGGCAGCGGCTTCCTTGCAGTCTATGTCGCCGGCATCTATGCGGGAAACCGCAAGATGCAGGCGATCGGCACGATCAAGCGCTTCCAGGACGGCATGACCTGGCTGGCGCAGATCATCATGTTCCTGGTGCTTGGCCTGCTCGCCACGCCATCGCAATTCCCCGTCATCATCGTGCCCGCCATTCTGCTCGCCCTCTTCCTGATCTTCGTCGCCCGGCCGCTGGCCGTCTGGCTGTCGCTGCTTCCCTTCGACTACACGCAGCAGGAAATCGGCTTCGTCGCCTGGGTCGGCCTGCGCGGCGCCGTCTCTATCCTGCTTGCGATCATGCCGATCCTCGGCAAGCTGGAAAACGGCCAGATCTATTTCAACACCGCCTTCATCATCGTGCTGGTCTCGCTGCTCGTCCAGGGCTGGACGATCAAGCCGGTCGCCAAGAAGCTCGGCCTGATCATTCCGCCGCGCATCGGCGCCGTCGACAAGGTGGAAGTCGATCTGCCGGGCGCCGCCAACCACGAATTGCTCTCCTATCGCGTCATCAAGGATAGCCCGGTGCTGCGCGGCGAGCGCATTCCGCGCTGGGCAACACCATCGCTCGTCATTCGCGACGGCAAGTCGATGCGCTACCAATATGCCGGGCGATTGCGCGAGAACGATCTCGTTTATCTCTTCATCGTGCCGAGCTATTCTCGCCTGCTCGACCGGCTCTTTGCCAGCCGTGCCCCGGTGGATGAGGACGATGCCGAATTCTTCGGAGCCTTCGCGCTTTCTCCCGCCCGCCCGGCCGCCGATCTCGACGCCGCCTATGGCCCAGGGCTTCTCAATGAGTCCGAAAAGGGTCTGACGATTGCCGAACTGATGCGGCAGCGCCTCGGCGGCAAGGCCGATTATGCCGACCGCGTCCGCCTCGGCTCGATCATTCTCATCGTCCGCGATCTCGACGAGCACGAT from Rhizobium sp. Pop5 includes these protein-coding regions:
- a CDS encoding potassium/proton antiporter; amino-acid sequence: MEAFYIVVLVSTALVLLAAFSSLLAFRFGAPLLLLFLMIGLAAGVDGLGIEFSNNYLAYILGSIALAVILFDSGFGTPMQAFRLAAVPSLALASVGVLITASLFAFAAMWLLNFTWLEGLLLGSIVASTDAAAVFFLLRIGGINIRDKVRSTLEVESGTNDPMAIFLTIALVEVLASGERYSGINIGMLAMFIQQMGLGVILGLLGGMMIVLIVSRLDTDRGLTPIFVLALALLVFSFTGAVGGSGFLAVYVAGIYAGNRKMQAIGTIKRFQDGMTWLAQIIMFLVLGLLATPSQFPVIIVPAILLALFLIFVARPLAVWLSLLPFDYTQQEIGFVAWVGLRGAVSILLAIMPILGKLENGQIYFNTAFIIVLVSLLVQGWTIKPVAKKLGLIIPPRIGAVDKVEVDLPGAANHELLSYRVIKDSPVLRGERIPRWATPSLVIRDGKSMRYQYAGRLRENDLVYLFIVPSYSRLLDRLFASRAPVDEDDAEFFGAFALSPARPAADLDAAYGPGLLNESEKGLTIAELMRQRLGGKADYADRVRLGSIILIVRDLDEHDHVTSVGMSLEAVEPAITLPIFINLKDIIQRVRDRLKGRRNRETTTSESAQKAPTGREEARHENGR
- the gap gene encoding type I glyceraldehyde-3-phosphate dehydrogenase translates to MTVKVAINGFGRIGRNVLRAIVESGRTDIEVVAINDLGPVETNAHLLRYDSIHGKFPADVKVEGDTIVVGGGKPIKVTAIKDPATLPHRELGVDIAMECTGIFTARDKAAAHLTAGAKRVIVSAPADGADLTVVFGVNHDQLTKEHLVISNASCTTNCLVPVVKVLDDAVGIDHGFMTTIHSYTGDQPTLDTMHKDLYRARAAALSMIPTSTGAAKAVGLVLPHLKGKLDGTSIRVPTPNVSVVDFKFVSKKATTVGEINEAIKAASNGKLKGILGYTDEPLVSRDFNHDSHSSIFATDQTKVMEGNFVRVLSWYDNEWGFSSRMSDTAVAFAKLI